The following nucleotide sequence is from Mytilus galloprovincialis chromosome 12, xbMytGall1.hap1.1, whole genome shotgun sequence.
TAAAGGTTATGTTTCTATCATTAAATGTCGTCACATATAAGTATAACTGTACGAAAGGTTATGTTTCTATCATTAAATGTCGTCACATATAAGTATAACTGTACTAAAGGTTATGTTTCTATCATTAAATGTCGTCACATATAAGTATAACTGTACGAAAGGTTATGTTTCTATCATTAAATGTCGTCACATATAAGTATAACTGTACGAAAGGTTATGTTTCTATCATTAAATGTCGTCACATATAAGTATAACTGTACTAAAGGTTATGTTTCTATCATTAAATGTCGTCACATATAAGTATAACTGTACTAAAGGTTATGTTTCTATCATTAAATGTCGTCACATATAAGTATAACTGTAAGAAAGGTTATGTTTCTATCATTAAATGTCGTCACATATAAGTATAACTGTACTAAAGGTTATGTTTCTATCATTAAATGTCGTCACATATAAGTATAACTGTACTAAAGGTTATGTTTCTATCATTAAATGTCGTCACATAAAAGTATAACTGTACTAAAGGTTATGTTTCTATCATTAAATGTCGTCACATATAAGTATAACTGTACTAAAGGTTATGTTTCTATCATCAAGGTAATTATCTGTATATGAGATCACGATTTGGTTTCGAATTAGGATAAATGGTGTGATAAGAAACTTCCCAAGGCAGCCGAGGTTATAAGGTTCCTAGTTTAATATAATAACCAACAATTCAAAAATGTTTACAACAATTGATATCGTTCTTGTATTGCTACCTTATCGACATATTTGTATTCGATGATAGTAACGACTTTTAAAGTGACTTGTCGAGAGTTTTGCTCCTGGTCATGCTGATATTTTATTTAGACATCCTGTTAcctgaaaaaaatggtaatagCAGAGTGTAACAATCAAAGTCAGAAAATGAACGTTCATGTCCATGTGTTCAAAAgaacttatatgtgtatattcaGTTGCTTCtccgtttttttttcaattattttctcttaaaacataatttgaaaaataGTAGTTGCTTAAACACGCCAATATGCTAATACGTCTTTCGCGTGTTCAACCAGATAGAGACGCTGTATCAATATTAACCGGGCGAAGTCATCATAATTGCATATTTTGTCATTTAACCGTATCAGGGATTATTTTATCATATCATTTTTTAAAGGTAATAACGCCCGTAAGACGAAAGTCGAAAATTTCtgttaataaataaaatcattgctggtcattttctttttatctaaCCACCGTTTATCTGTTTTCTTTTGCTATGCAGATGTAATTACTTAtgaacacatatatatttaatgtaatagTTTTTAACACACCGATATTCAATGATATCATTTTTCTTCATTGTCCGCATAAATGGAACAACAACAATAGGATTATATACCTAACTGTGCTTCTATTAAGGCAGTAAAATCTTACCAAACATAAACAAGTCTTATTTCTATAGTTTAAACATGATAGGATATTATTTGTGTTTCTTTCAAAACGGATTTCACACATACTCAAGCTTCcatattattttatacattaaacaGGGCGAAATCATTCTTCCTTTAAGTTAAGGAAATTTGTCTAGGCCAGTGACGAAACTAAGACAAGGATTCTGTTTCATAGATTCCAGAttaatatacattatttttttgcaattgcaattatttatgaaaaataccTGACTTtcaatttgatacgccagacaaACGCTTCTTCTAAACGAGCCAAAATACGGCGTTCGTGACTGGAGCATTGGCTCAAACCGAAATACAAGATTTAAAGTACCCAACAATAACTAGTGTACTAGTAAataattcaaataggaaaaccaacggtctaatcgaAATAAAAACAAGGAACGAGGAACacatatgaaccacataaacaaacgacagagTTCCTGACTTAAGATAGGTGCAAAACAATGCAGTGGGTTTAAATCAAAATTCACTCTAACCTGAAATAacagtttaaggtggtacctaacactacagggagataactctgtaaagtcagctaaacgttttaattacattgtgttgtaaaaggaatattaagcttctcaatgatcaaaattgatgtttgtcaaactgctatataaccagtgtaatttttctgacaaatcggttggttaaaattttttttaaatttttatatttttgttaaagggtcaaagtaagtactttgacaaaatttgatgaaaattaaatgagccaaattaattttagtgcaagtgttgggtaccaccttaacatcacagcatagaaagacacactataaaaaatcaattgaaatggaaataaactcaatcaaaagacaattaacaaaaacaaatatacatacacTGAACATGCTAAACGAATAAATGGTATGCCTGCATATGTACGATTAGTCATGGATCAACTTATTGAGTAATTCGAAAAGTAGCACTGACCTTACCTTGTCCGAGTATGATCAGTTGAACAAAAGCTAAGTTATCGTAAGCTAACTTGATGAGAATGATGAAATCAATGCAATACACAAATAGTTTGTATGTGCATCTTCACATGACATTGATCCGTTTTCATCTATTTCAAGTCtaatacaaaaacaatatgtGCCACGAGCCGTTatcaactaattaaaaaaaagatatgtgctTCAGACCCATTTGAAAAAGAATCTGTCCTTTGCACGTATTTGTATTACTATTTCGAGCATGATATATTTATAGGAAGATGCTGATACTAATTAAATAATACAGGTATCCATTAAGATCAATGGCCATAGGtatgataaataaactcatgatagataccaggactaaattttgtatatacgccagacgcgcgtttcgtcttcaaaggactcatcagtgacgcccatatccaaaaacgttaaaaaggccaaataaagaacgaagttgaagagcattggagaccaaaattcctaaaagttttgccaaatacagcttaggtaatctatatTGTAATAAACAGTTACAAGTATCAAGGAGCCAAAAATACTCCAATATACTTAAAGCTAcagaaaaaaacttgaaaatatatGGCGGTCAACATTTAATAAGAACAGCTTGGTATCATTATAAGTTTTTACCCTTTCTTTGTTTCATCTTGAATGAACTGACAAAGGTGCTTTGAAACAAAGTTAATCTAAAGTTATATCTGGAATATTTAAACCAAGAAATTATCATCATGGTGAATTTTAATTATTGTTCACCCTTGAGTTTTGGTTTGGTTCTAAGTCACAGTTACGATTTTCAATACTGGATATCATATCACTATatattattttgcattttttttatcattgatcCATATGATATATACCTTACTACGTAAACACCAAAAAGAGTATTTCGGTCTGAAAGTGGCAATGGAAATACGTgtcatgtattaaaaaaaaagatcttgTTGGTCGTCTTTTATTATGCCAACTACATTATGTATGATTAGGCTGGGGCTGTGTGCTTCCTGGCATCATCTACAACAATACACAAATGTTATTACGAAGTTATAGTAGAGAAGACTTCGTGAAATAGAgaactgtaaaccaacttattttcgagAGCGTTTTATTTTTGTGACTTTCGCGAGAAGGAAAATAActcgaatataaatcgtcgcgaaaatGTTAAACTTTTCAGAAAATCGCGAAACATAATAGCCGTAAAGTAATCTAGAAAGGATAAATCGCGAAATAAAGTTTCCTAATGAAAGTTGGTTCACAGTATATTAGATAAAATGGTATTATAGATCTATAAAGATCTGAAGCAGCTTTGCAATGTTTAACTGATTTCATTAACAAGAGTTCGTTCCACACATCAGAGACATATCAAATAGGGTTATACATATGATTGAACATAAGTATCTTTTCAGAAATCAGAAAATGCTACTTAAATCACATTCTGATGAACAATTAACATTGAAATCAACATGAGAAATCAGCAAATAATTACAAGCTTTATATACAGTATCGCGTTAATATTATTTGTATATGTTAGGTAtttgcaaaggagtaggttcagtaagacccctttttggccccaaaatatagcaaatttacaaaattgttaaaatgtaaacttttagttatttattggacagtagaatgcttctgctacataaatatgggctgtttttgacaatacaatgcacatattgtatatcgggtactagcaccattaagtcatgctaaattactgaaatcttcacaattctagcattttagttaaattgtagacagttttcgtgtgaaacgaaagtggccgcattcgtgttcattcttaatattgaaatgtgagttgtattttatgataatacataacatatataaaggttgaggatgaacacggatgcggccactttcatttttgacaaaaatcatctgaaaagtgacatttttcggcatatttggtagatttttcatatttgagcttgaatcgggttGTTCTTAATGACtatatcagttaaaatctttcacataaattaattgattcaaatgaaatagacacttaagtgtttaaaaagtggtcaaaatctttcgtaagataaacttgaaatttgaggccaaaatcggtccttaccggacctactcctttagatgAAGACCcttatttgatataattttttaaacattatgcTTTTTGGACATTTATTCTATGTTTCAAGTTACAACATGACCTCGATCTTAAGGAGAAATGTCTTCAACTAAAACTGCAACCATATACCGAACGACAACACAAACACACGATCGGAAAAAAACCAAAAACGTTTTAGATCATTAGATTGAACATACATAACAATAAACTATATTTGGtacgggtgccacatatgaagcaagatctgcttaccattAGGGAGCCCCTgatatcaccccagtttttggtggggtttgtgttgctttttctttagttgtatatgttgtgtcatttgtactattgtttgtatttttcatttttagccatggcattatcagtttattttcgattgatgagttttaCTATATTTGGTACACTTTACCTACCTTCAATCCAGGCAAAAACAATCTGTCTACAGTAACTACTCAGTCTCACCAGACTTAATTGTACATGCGTATCTTTGAACAGAAAAAAAGGCTATACTAATACTATcggattaacatacatgtatattacaaaaagctatacaatataaaaaagaagatgtggtatgattgccaatgagacaactgtccacaagagaccaaaatgacacagacattaacaactataggtcaccgtacggtcttcaacaatgagcaaagcccataccgcatagtcagctataaaaggccccgattagacaatgtaaaacaattcaaacgagaataacgaccttatttatataaaaaaatgaaagaaaaacaaatatgtaacacataaacaaacgacaaccactgaattacaggctcctgccttgggacaggcacatacataaataatgtggcggggttctGTTGCAACTCAAATGAACAAAATATCGCTTATAACTCACAACTGTAATTTAAGCGGGAGGTTAAGCTAGTAATAAACTAGGTGTACCCTACCACATGCTGTtgctttatatttgtttgtaagTTATTACAATCCAGCGTTAAATTGTGTTTTACGGACTACCCACTCTTTAAGTAACCTGAGTGTTCGGGATACATGTAAGTTCACTTTTATATACGGATAGGAAAACAAATCTAAAACAGCTGTATCAATCGTTACGTTGGTTTATAAAGTCGTTTTTACGGCTTTACACTGTTTATATTTACCTTGGAAAATTCAAAGTATGTAAATAGTGTTAACCCAATCAGTTAATATTAAATTAACCAAGTTGGTGTTTGTAATGCAGACAGCTTTTTCCAGCaatatgttttagaaaaaaaagtggaatgtatttatttataaacgATACAATGCTTTACTTACAATCCGAGACCGAATCGTCAtctgaaaaaaattgtgaaagaATAAGGACTCAAAAAGTTCATGTAGATTTagctttatatttttataacccACTTTCAAATTGTTATACCTTTAGAAATGTCAACCAATAAGAATGATGGCATGGCTGTTATTTAGAATCGGATTATACGTTCCTGTATTTCATGGTTTTAAACGGCACTGAAACCTGcagaaaaaacatatataaacgtGTCCGTGTAAAGAATATACATGAAGTCTTAACTCGTCTGTTCAGTCCCCGGTGGTAATCATCACCTCAGTAGTCAGTACTCCGGTGCTTTCATGTTTAATAACACATCTTTTATATTGCCCGtaaatgaattatgaaattatAATATAACTTATGTCTCAATTACCTcagtcaaagttttttttatgtcatttttgtaTCATATATTCTCTTAATTGTGTCGGTTCTTACACGTtaatggctttcaaatattcggatTTGAGCATTATTTGttaatgttaattaaaaaaaatgcttcagACGACTGGCATTTTTTACGTGTTCTTTTCGGTTTTTTAGTTTTTACgtagttaaaaaaaacttctttgcTGGAAATAGtggatttttttattgtttcttttttaaccTTACCATGTAGCCTATCGTGTTCCCTTTCCTTATCCCCATTCGTCTCAGTTAAAGCATGAAAACCCAGAGCTACTTCTAAGTACAATCTTTGgatatctaaaaatagacaaaatgcGATTTACAATAAATGCCGATTTTACAGATACTTTCACCTggacttctttatttcaaatgcatgtataatgtatgtttatcatttttatgtttaataatagaatatgttttaatatacCTGTTGTAGGTTTAAAGGGGTATTATATACgagatatttgtataaaaaatgatttgtttagttcaatcatttaagaaataaaatagtGCTTTTGGCAGCCAATTTTGTTCAATtctgacaaaataaaacaaatttatcatgATTATGCATGTTATGTTTACATCGGTTTAATATTTTTGAGAGGTGAAATAGATGGCCAGTTAGATGTGTTTTAGACTAAAATTTACACTTAAAGCTGATACATATAATAAATCATGATTATTATCAACACATTTGGTTTTTAgagttttttatttgtttgataatcgtttaagtttgttttcaatcgaatataaaaaaaatgaaacctcGATTGGCATGACTTTTACGGCGTATGCAAATTTAAATCGACAATTTTATGTTCATACTAAACAAATTGATGACATCAGTTATTGCCCCAAAGTTGACATACGATGAccttttcttttatatttcttcCATTATGAACCATACATTTGTTAAACTCACACTTACCTGCGAAATGATGATGCCTTTCCCATCCGTTTAATAATCTTATGACATCTAAAATAAGATTTGGCTGTATTAGTTATAATTTTACCAGTCTAGTAACAACAATGTACACAGAACAAAAACCCAATGTCAATATCTTCACAAGATTATATGTTAGACACTGACTTATGTACTCTAATCTATGGAGTATTTGTATTTTTGGATGCCGTAGAACTTCGATTAAGAAAGAAGGAAGCTTCTTTTGAAAGCATGATCAAGGCATGTAGTAGCGGAAGTCGCCTGTTTGACTTTGTAATTGAGTAATAGTGGTTTTATATTCCATCAAAAGCTTCTTTTTGATAGCATGATAAAGGGATGTAGTAGCGGAAGTCGCCTGTTTGACTTTGTAATTGAGTAATAGTGGTTTTATATTCCATCAAAAGCTTCTTTTTGATAGCATGATCAAGGGATGTAGTAGCGGAAGTCGCCTGTTTGACTTTGTAATTGAGTAATAGTGGTTTTATATTCCATCAAAAGCTTCTTTTTGATAGCATGATCAAGGCATGTAGTAGCGGAAGTCGCCTGTTTGACTTTGTAATTGAGTAATAGTGGTTTTATATTCCATCAAAAGCTTCTTTTTGATAGCATGATCAAGGCATGTAGTAGCGGAAGTCGCCTGTTTGACTTTGTAATTGAGTAATAGTGGTTTTATATTCCATCAAAAGCTTCTTTTTGATAGTATGATCAAGGCATGTAGTAGCGGAAGTCGCCTGTTTGACTTTGTAATTGAGTAATATAGGTTTTATATTCCATCAAAAGCTTCTTTTTGATAGTATGATCAAGTCATGTAGTAGCGGAAGTCGCCTATTTGACTTTGTAATTGAGTAATAGAGGTTTTATATTCCATCAAAAGCTTCTTTTTGATAGTATGATCAAGGCATGTAGTAGCGGAAGTCGCCTATTTGACTTTGTAATTGAGTAATAGTGGTTTTATATTCCATCAAAAGCTTCTTTTTGATAGTATGATCAAGGCATGTAGTAGCGGAAGTCGCCTGTTTGACTTTGTAATTGAGTAATAGAGGTTTTATATTCCATCAAAAGCTTCTTTTTGATAGTATGATCAAGGCATGTAGTAGCGGAAGTCGCCTATTTGACTTTGTAAGTGAGTAATAGAGGTTTTATATTCCATCAAAAGAAAACAAAGCATACtaatacataaatatttataaagtaatatAGATAAGAAGAATTGTgattaatagatataaaaaacACAGAAACAGAACTAAAATGAGAAGGGAAATGTAAATCATTACAAATTACAAAACTTCTTGTCTGCCTTTGTCGGCCACATATCAATACAAGCTGACATAGAGTAATCATACCTTCTActagaaaaatatacaaaataaagcaATATGTTATAGGTCAACGATGCTTGTTAAAagacagaaataaaatatataaaggaaTCATCAATTAGCTCTTTATTTCATAAGAGTTCTCTTTACTTACGGTGAGCATCTCGTAAGTCAGTACAGTGATCtcctaaaaataaaacaaggcGAAAAAATCACTTGCgcttgaatatttttaaacataactaGGGTTTAAATCAGAAAATTCTTAAACATCGTTTAGTACACTTTTACGTAATCTTTGCCAAAACTTGCCGTTTGTATATGCTGCGACACTCATTTCTCTTTAGACTGAAACTCTGCACAATTTAGTAGGCCAGACTGTCTGATGAAAACTTAATGCACTTtccttttttatcattttaaacttGCAGTGCAGTATTTTTGTAAACGTTTTAGACAGACGAATCAGAAATGAGATTTAAAACAGCCGTAGCAATCCAATCATAGCCGTTTGTATATGAATATTTAAagctattttgtttttatactacactatacatgatatataagctGTTTCCAATTTCACTTCGTAAGTACCAAGTATATCACCAGTCGATTTTTCTGTCAGTTTGCATTCAAGACATTCAATTAAATCTTAAATCTTTATGAATTTAGCGTTGCCTGAAACAGATACCTTACGAAGAGCTTACGCGGCTCACTACAAAGTGCGTGTTGGGTCACCACCTTTTACAATTCTATAGAAAATAATCTAAGGATAGTAAAATAACATTCGAACGTATTAGTTGGAAATAATTTGATAAGGCCATTACATAACAATAAGGCTAAAAGACaacacaattgaaaaataaagacTCAGCAAAACAAATCCCATCAAAACCCGGTATGATCTTTAGTGGTCTGTACGTGTAAGCAAATTATGCTTATAAACATGATTAGGATGAATCATATATACCGGTTGTTAATGAATAATACATCATTGAGTAAAATACAACGTCTGATGTGCTTAGTGTTAATAATgtcaataatttaaaaacaaatcgcAACCTATTGTTCGAAGACGCGTTTCTATACAACTTTTAAGCTTTTGTTAACAGTATGTGTTTTATTTCTACAAATAATATAACATACCAGTTTCTGTAGGACTTTTCGTGTGATGTTTTGCAAGATCTGTTgattacatttataaaaatatcaatcaCACAAGTGTAgtaaataacataaataacataaacagtaCACACTGTACTGCACCAGCTGTGtcttgtctatatgcctttttgtatttctattttaGCAATGTTTTCTATTTATAGCGATTAACATTTAGTGACTTCCGTACCCttgtttttggcattttttttatagtgattaagattataacacaatgttgactgttgttcccctaattttgacatttttaactattatgtctgtttgttttgttcacccaTCTTTGTCATCATAATTGAATGGTATTCGAatgtcatacatgtgagaggtttagttataattaaaaccaggttaaatcaaccattttctacattagaaaatgcatgTTACAAGttagaaaaataatatttgttttccatacgcttgatgtgtttcagttttttgtcatttcatcatgttcattgcggaatttccgttttgaattttcctagttcggtattttttattttacttttttggggcaatacatgtctcttcagtgatgcccAAGTCAGATATTTGGTAATCAAAACCTCATTAggaaaaatatttgaatagttTAGTAAGTTTAATGACAATTAAAATGTACAGATTTCTACTAATAGTTCACTAACTATGCTTTAGTCGTTTTGTATTCAATAGTTTTTCAGTTGAACGAAAGTTCAGACTTGAGATAATAATATGCAATTTCACGTTAACGCATatctttaacatttttcatatattttatacatattatGACACAATCATATAAGGACTGTATGTTGTAATCAACAAATAAAGGGTCTGCTTTAAGATATTTTTACACATTGTAATACATACTTAGTCGATGATTTTAGCTTACTAATTTGACATATACTCTAAtgcaaaaaaaatgatttatgtgCTTTTTTGCTCTGTATATAACTTTAAGTGAGACTAGCATATATTATCCTTTGTAACTTCTTATTCAATTTACTCAATGTAATGTATTTccctattaatattttttttttttgcaagaaaTCTGAAAGAGGTGCGAACGATACCAAAGATACATTTAAAGTCATAAGTAGTAGTAAACTGATAATACCATGACACAATACATTAGAAAACAATTTAGTTTATGAACTCTTCAATTTATCAAGCAAGATTACGCTTTGATAGACATCTTTGAACTGATGCACATACTACATAATTACTGGGTCCCCCCCCCGAATATATGGTATTATAACTGCGTTCATGATAGATGACGAAAGATGTAGTTAGagtgtcaattagacaactctccatccaagtcacaatttataaaagtaaactagttcaaggtacggtcttcaaaacaGAGCCTTGACTTACACCGAgcagcaaactataaaggtcccctaCATATTACTGGTGtcaaaccatttaaacaggaaaaccaacagtataCTCATCTgtaggttcctggttcgattcccgtttgggatgaaaatttcaggaactcaattttcggctctcccttgacaccatttgcgagtatggtcttgaggaaacgatgatagtccgtcggacggggacgataaatggctggcccgtgttaagagagagccatatctcttgcacgttaaagacacccttgtagatttcgaaaaagagtaggctaatgccgctacaaggcagcactcgcacccgcaaagtggaaagggattaatataagttgtaaaacttgtttcccaatccactataaataaatatgtttaaactaaactaaactatcTGTAGAAAACGAGAaccgagaaacacttatgaaccacatcaacaaaacaCTACTAAACATCATATTCCTGACGTAACATTTTAATGGTACTAAACCTATCTGTTAGCCCCAAACATCATTCTTACCCTCAATCCAGATCATGATTTGTCTTCGGCATTCTGCATTCATGTGTGTGTTTATGTAGCTTTCAACATGAGTATCTAcaaaaatattgatgaaaaaCGAAATTTGATGTGTCTCTATGACATTATGTGGTACATTGTGCATTACAATTACAGTGGAACCTGTGTAAGGATATACATATTTTGGgaccatgtacatgtattggtTAAAACAGGATCATGaaatactcaggtgtcggattagAAAGTATACACTGTATAACGTTTGATTTGTAAAGTTTACAGAAATTTGATACTTCCAATAGGTTTAGTAAATAGCGAACTCTAAAGCACATTTCAAGacgaaaaagtaaaaacaactaGGAAAAATCAAACGCTGTCAATCAACGGAACACACGAAAAACAATGCCATATTTCTATGAAAAAATGGACGGTTAAACCGGGTTTATGGCCAGGTAAGcttcttacttgtatgacagttggctatatatatatataagaaaattacaTGTGTGTCTCTCTTAAAGGTTGTGAAAACGCGTACTTATTTTGTTTTAGATGTAGATACATGTAGTGTAAGAATTTTCTTACATACGTGACCCGAGAAAGTTGTGTTTGTAAAGAAAATTTCAGACTTGGTTTAGACTTAAACTTAATTGCACGTTAActcatataaatttgaattattgCAATTGTTTGGTTactgtgttatacatgttatataagtaAGGCTCCAAAT
It contains:
- the LOC143055010 gene encoding uncharacterized protein LOC143055010, coding for MCTVQLWFLVSGLIAISPAKHHHETTIKHTTKPPTTTTHRSFFFQSRTCNSVTRKHHAILLLEEWVKHDKYDAVERLYHDIYHKSLQDRKRFLLNRNGTYFGQHNVGSHYPNHLVHSYTSVYDEAFLNGNPDYTHVESYINTHMNAECRRQIMIWIEDLAKHHTKSPTETGDHCTDLRDAHHVIRLLNGWERHHHFADIQRLYLEVALGFHALTETNGDKEREHDRLHDDDSVSDYTHVQLSLVRLSSYCRQIVFAWIEDDARKHTAPA